The Acinonyx jubatus isolate Ajub_Pintada_27869175 chromosome E3, VMU_Ajub_asm_v1.0, whole genome shotgun sequence genome has a window encoding:
- the CIITA gene encoding MHC class II transactivator isoform X5 yields the protein MNHFQTILPRVRMLLAGHLPSQARALLDSMLERELLSREYHCALLRESDGEALARKISLTLLEKGDPGLALLRWAWGTWQAPLAERDPDDKDRAGSGQCAAMELGPLEGGYLELLNSNADPLQLYHLYDQMDPAREEIELCSEPDMDTINCEQFSRLLCDMEGDEETREAYANIAELDQYVFQDSQLEGLSKGIFIEHIGLEEMIGETVETLEEKKSQKRCEVPQASQVLPSSSPAIHSLPKSPERPGSTSPFAPSAADLPGMPEPALTSRADVTEEQMSPTRSPAAHEVSGQLPKWPERVEKFCSALRDMYQAEPAGPEGILVEVELVRARLERSSSKSQERELATPDWAERQPARGGLAEVLLAGGDHRRPRETQVIAVLGKAGQGKSRWAREASRAWARGQLPQYDFVFYLPCHCLDRGGDTYRLQDLLSSLGPRPLPVDDEVFSYVWRRPDRVLLILDASEGLEGQDGLLHSACGPVCTEPHSVRGLLAGLFQRKLLRGCTLLLTARPRGRLAQSLSKADALFEVAGFSAEQAKTYLTRYLERAGATERQERALELLQGQPFLLSHCHSPTLCRAVGQLSEALLELGGETELPSTLTGLYVGLLGPATRDSPPGALAALARLAWELGRRRRGTLLESQLPSAEARAWAVAKGLVQPAPGAAAVGLAFSSFLLQCFLGAVWLALSSDIKDKELPQYLALTPRKKRPYDNWLEGAPRFLAGLVFQPHADCLGALAGPAAATLKDRKQKVLTRYLKRLQPGTLRAGQLLELLHCTRETLDAGLWQHVVQGLPARLSFVGTRLTPPHTYVLGSALEAAGRDFSLDLCSTGIDPPGLGSLVGLSCVTHFRAALSDMVGLWESLQQRGEAKLLRAVEEKFTIEPFKAKSVKDVEDLGNLVQIQRTRSSSEDTAGELPAVRDLKKLEFALGPVSGPQAFPKLVRILEAFSSLQHLDLDSLSENKIGDEGVEQLSATFPRLKALETLNLSQNNITDVGACKLAEALPSLAASLLRLSLYNNCICDMGAESLAHVLPDMGSLRVLDVQYNKFTAAGAQQLAASLRKCPHVETLAMWTPTIPFGVHEHLQQLDSRISLK from the exons GCAGTGGGCAGTGTGCCGCCATGGAGTTGGGGCCTCTAGAAGGCGGCTACCTGGAGCTTCTCAACAGCAATGCTGACCCCCTGCAGCTCTACCACCTCTATGACCAGATGGACCCGGCTAGAGAAGAGATTGAGCTCTGCTCAG AACCCGACATGGACACCATCAACTGCGAGCAGTTCAGCAGACTGTTGTGTGACATGGAAGGTGATGAAGAGACCAGGGAGGCTTATGCCAATATCG CGGAACTGGACCAGTACGTGTTCCAGGACTCACAACTGGAGGGTCTGAGCAAAGGCATTTTCA TCGAGCATATAGGATTGGAAGAAATGATCGGCGAGACTGTGGAGAcgctggaggaaaagaaaagtcagaaaagat GTGAGGTGCCCCAGGCCAGCCAGGTGCTTCCTTCCAGCAGCCCCGCCATACACAGCCTCCCCAAATCCCCAGAACGGCCCGGCTCCACCAGCCCCTTTGCCCCGTCTGCCGCTGACCTCCCCGGAATGCCGGAACCAGCTCTGACCTCCCGTGCAGATGTGACAG AGGAGCAGATGTCCCCTACCCGATCCCCGGCAGCTCACGAGGTCTCCGGCCAGCTCCCCAAATGGCCTG AGCGGGTGGAGAAGTTCTGCAGTGCCCTTCGGGACATGTACCAGGCTGAGCCTGCAGGCCCGGAAGGCATCCTGGTGGAGGTGGAACTGGTGAGGGCGCGGCTGGAAAGGAGCAGCAGCAAAAGCCAGGAGAGGGAGCTGGCCACCCCGGACTGGGCAGAGCGGCAGCCGGCCCGCGGGGGCCTGGCCGAGGTGCTGCTGGCGGGGGGTGACCACCGGCGGCCGCGGGAGACGCAGGTGATCGCTGTGCTGGGAAAAGCGGGGCAGGGGAAGAGTCGCTGGGCCCGGGAAGCGAGCCGGGCCTGGGCCCGCGGCCAGCTGCCCCAGTACGACTTCGTCTTCTACCTCCCCTGCCACTGTTTGGACCGTGGGGGGGACACCTACCGCCTGCAGGATCTGCTGTCCTCCCTGGGCCCCCGGCCGCTGCCGGTGGACGATGAGGTCTTCAGCTACGTCTGGAGGAGGCCCGACCGGGTTCTGCTCATCCTGGATGCCTCCGAGGGCCTCGAAGGCCAAGACGGCCTCCTGCACAGCGCATGTGGACCCGtgtgcacagagccccactccgTCCGGGGACTGCTGGCGGGCCTCTTCCAGCGTAAGCTGCTGCGGGGCTGCACCCTGCTGCTCACGGCCCGGCCCCGGGGCCgcctggcccagagcctgagCAAGGCCGACGCTCTGTTCGAGGTGGCCGGCTTCTCAGCCGAGCAGGCCAAGACCTACCTGACGCGCTACTTGGAGCGTGCAGGGGCGACCGAGCGCCAAGAGAGAGCCCTGGAACTCCTCCAGGGTCAGCCTTTCCTCCTCAGCCACTGCCACAGCCCCACTTTGTGCCGGGCCGTGGGCCAGCTGTCCGAGGCCCTCCTGGAGCTGGGGGGCGAGACGGAGCTGCCCTCCACGCTCACGGGACTCTACGTGGGCCTGCTCGGCCCTGCCACCCGCGACAGCCCCCCGGGGGCCCTGGCGGCACTGGCCAGGCTGGCCTGGGAGCTGGGCCGCAGACGCCGGGGCACCTTGCTGGAGAGCCAGCTCCCGTCGGCGGAGGCGAGGGCCTGGGCCGTGGCCAAGGGCTTGGTGCAGCCCGCCCCAGGGGCCGCGGCGGTGGGGCTGGCCTTCTCCAGCTTCCTTCTGCAGTGCTTCCTGGGGGCCGTGTGGCTGGCCCTGAGCAGCGACATCAAGGACAAGGAGCTGCCGCAGTACTTGGCGTTGACCCCGAGGAAGAAGAGGCCCTACGACAACTGGCTGGAGGGCGCGCCGCGGTTCCTGGCGGGGCTGGTTTTCCAGCCGCACGCCGACTGCCTCGGGGCCCTGGCGGGACCTGCTGCGGCCACCCTGAAGGACAGGAAGCAGAAAGTGCTCACCAGGTACCTGAAGCGGCTGCAGCCGGGGACGCTGCGGGCCGGACAGCTGCTGGAGCTGCTGCACTGCACCCGTGAGACTTTGGACGCTGGGCTCTGGCAGCACGTGGTGCAGGGGCTCCCCGCCCGCCTCTCCTTCGTGGGCACCCGGCTCACGCCCCCCCACACCTATGTCCTGGGCAGCGCCTTGGAGGCGGCGGGCCGAGACTTCTCCCTGGACCTCTGCAGCACTGGCATTGACCCCCCTGGACTGGGGAGCCTCGTGGGACTCAGCTGCGTCACCCATttcag GGCTGCGCTGAGTGACATGGTGGGGCTGTGGGAGTCTCTACAGCAGCGTGGGGAGGCCAAGCTGCTCCGCGCGGTGGAGGAGAAGTTCACCATCGAGCCTTTCAAGGCCAAGTCTGTGAAGGATGTGGAAGATCTGGGCAACCTCGTGCAGATCCAGag GACAAGAAGTTCTTCAGAAGATACAGCTGGAGAACTCCCTGCGGTCCGGGATCTAAAGAAGCTCGAGTTCGC GCTGGGCCCCGTCTCAGGCCCCCAGGCTTTTCCCAAGCTGGTGAGGATCCTCGAGGCCTTTTCCTCCCTTCAGCATCTGGA CCTGGACTCTCTGAGCGAGAACAAGATTGGCGACGAGGGTGTCGAGCAGCTGTCGGCCACCTTCCCGCGGCTCAAAGCCTTGGAGACCCTCAA CTTGTCCCAGAACAACATCACCGACGTGGGCGCCTGCAAGCTCGCCGAGGCCCTGCCCTCGCTGGCTGCGTCCCTCCTCAGGCTCAG CCTATACAACAACTGCATCTGTGACATGGGAGCCGAGAGCCTGGCGCACGTGCTTCCAGACATGGGGTCCCTCCGGGTGCTGGA TGTCCAGTATAACAAGTTCACAGCCGCCGGGGCCCAGCAGCTGGCCGCCAGCCTGAGAAAGTGCCCTCACGTGGAGACGCTGGC GATGTGGACGCCCACCATCCCGTTTGGCGTCCACGAACACCTACAGCAGCTGGATTCGCGGATCAGCCTGAAGTGA
- the CIITA gene encoding MHC class II transactivator isoform X6: MNHFQTILPRVRMLLAGHLPSQARALLDSMLERELLSREYHCALLRESDGEALARKISLTLLEKGDPGLALLRWAWGTWQAPLAERDPDDKDRAGSGQCAAMELGPLEGGYLELLNSNADPLQLYHLYDQMDPAREEIELCSEPDMDTINCEQFSRLLCDMEGDEETREAYANIAELDQYVFQDSQLEGLSKGIFIEHIGLEEMIGETVETLEEKKSQKRSFPEELPMDSKHRKLAEPLAVPMVTGTFLVGSVSGSSALPCLSPPAVFNKEPASSQRWLQETILMPVPPSSSLLSCLSLSAGHVQIVPTLPQGLWQISGAGTGVSGMVIYQGEVPQASQVLPSSSPAIHSLPKSPERPGSTSPFAPSAADLPGMPEPALTSRADVTEEQMSPTRSPAAHEVSGQLPKWPERVEKFCSALRDMYQAEPAGPEGILVEVELVRARLERSSSKSQERELATPDWAERQPARGGLAEVLLAGGDHRRPRETQVIAVLGKAGQGKSRWAREASRAWARGQLPQYDFVFYLPCHCLDRGGDTYRLQDLLSSLGPRPLPVDDEVFSYVWRRPDRVLLILDASEGLEGQDGLLHSACGPVCTEPHSVRGLLAGLFQRKLLRGCTLLLTARPRGRLAQSLSKADALFEVAGFSAEQAKTYLTRYLERAGATERQERALELLQGQPFLLSHCHSPTLCRAVGQLSEALLELGGETELPSTLTGLYVGLLGPATRDSPPGALAALARLAWELGRRRRGTLLESQLPSAEARAWAVAKGLVQPAPGAAAVGLAFSSFLLQCFLGAVWLALSSDIKDKELPQYLALTPRKKRPYDNWLEGAPRFLAGLVFQPHADCLGALAGPAAATLKDRKQKVLTRYLKRLQPGTLRAGQLLELLHCTRETLDAGLWQHVVQGLPARLSFVGTRLTPPHTYVLGSALEAAGRDFSLDLCSTGIDPPGLGSLVGLSCVTHFSPVLVPGSAAFPPQGCAE; the protein is encoded by the exons GCAGTGGGCAGTGTGCCGCCATGGAGTTGGGGCCTCTAGAAGGCGGCTACCTGGAGCTTCTCAACAGCAATGCTGACCCCCTGCAGCTCTACCACCTCTATGACCAGATGGACCCGGCTAGAGAAGAGATTGAGCTCTGCTCAG AACCCGACATGGACACCATCAACTGCGAGCAGTTCAGCAGACTGTTGTGTGACATGGAAGGTGATGAAGAGACCAGGGAGGCTTATGCCAATATCG CGGAACTGGACCAGTACGTGTTCCAGGACTCACAACTGGAGGGTCTGAGCAAAGGCATTTTCA TCGAGCATATAGGATTGGAAGAAATGATCGGCGAGACTGTGGAGAcgctggaggaaaagaaaagtcagaaaagat CCTTCCCAGAGGAGCTGCCCATGGACTCGAAGCACAGGAAGCTGG CTGAGCCCCTCGCTGTGCCCATGGTGACTGGCACTTTCCTGGTGGGGTCCGTGAGTGGCTCCTCAGCTCTGCCCTGCCTGTCACCCCCTGCTGTGTTCAACAAGGAGCCAGCATCCAGCCAGAGGTGGCTGCAGGAGACCATCCTGATGCCTG TGCCCCCTTCCAGTTCCTTGCTGAGCTGCCTGAGCCTTTCTGCTGGACACGTCCAGATCGTCCCCACTCTGCCCCAGGGGCTCTGGCAAATCTCAGGGGCTGGGACAGGGGTATCTGGTATGGTCATCTATCAAG GTGAGGTGCCCCAGGCCAGCCAGGTGCTTCCTTCCAGCAGCCCCGCCATACACAGCCTCCCCAAATCCCCAGAACGGCCCGGCTCCACCAGCCCCTTTGCCCCGTCTGCCGCTGACCTCCCCGGAATGCCGGAACCAGCTCTGACCTCCCGTGCAGATGTGACAG AGGAGCAGATGTCCCCTACCCGATCCCCGGCAGCTCACGAGGTCTCCGGCCAGCTCCCCAAATGGCCTG AGCGGGTGGAGAAGTTCTGCAGTGCCCTTCGGGACATGTACCAGGCTGAGCCTGCAGGCCCGGAAGGCATCCTGGTGGAGGTGGAACTGGTGAGGGCGCGGCTGGAAAGGAGCAGCAGCAAAAGCCAGGAGAGGGAGCTGGCCACCCCGGACTGGGCAGAGCGGCAGCCGGCCCGCGGGGGCCTGGCCGAGGTGCTGCTGGCGGGGGGTGACCACCGGCGGCCGCGGGAGACGCAGGTGATCGCTGTGCTGGGAAAAGCGGGGCAGGGGAAGAGTCGCTGGGCCCGGGAAGCGAGCCGGGCCTGGGCCCGCGGCCAGCTGCCCCAGTACGACTTCGTCTTCTACCTCCCCTGCCACTGTTTGGACCGTGGGGGGGACACCTACCGCCTGCAGGATCTGCTGTCCTCCCTGGGCCCCCGGCCGCTGCCGGTGGACGATGAGGTCTTCAGCTACGTCTGGAGGAGGCCCGACCGGGTTCTGCTCATCCTGGATGCCTCCGAGGGCCTCGAAGGCCAAGACGGCCTCCTGCACAGCGCATGTGGACCCGtgtgcacagagccccactccgTCCGGGGACTGCTGGCGGGCCTCTTCCAGCGTAAGCTGCTGCGGGGCTGCACCCTGCTGCTCACGGCCCGGCCCCGGGGCCgcctggcccagagcctgagCAAGGCCGACGCTCTGTTCGAGGTGGCCGGCTTCTCAGCCGAGCAGGCCAAGACCTACCTGACGCGCTACTTGGAGCGTGCAGGGGCGACCGAGCGCCAAGAGAGAGCCCTGGAACTCCTCCAGGGTCAGCCTTTCCTCCTCAGCCACTGCCACAGCCCCACTTTGTGCCGGGCCGTGGGCCAGCTGTCCGAGGCCCTCCTGGAGCTGGGGGGCGAGACGGAGCTGCCCTCCACGCTCACGGGACTCTACGTGGGCCTGCTCGGCCCTGCCACCCGCGACAGCCCCCCGGGGGCCCTGGCGGCACTGGCCAGGCTGGCCTGGGAGCTGGGCCGCAGACGCCGGGGCACCTTGCTGGAGAGCCAGCTCCCGTCGGCGGAGGCGAGGGCCTGGGCCGTGGCCAAGGGCTTGGTGCAGCCCGCCCCAGGGGCCGCGGCGGTGGGGCTGGCCTTCTCCAGCTTCCTTCTGCAGTGCTTCCTGGGGGCCGTGTGGCTGGCCCTGAGCAGCGACATCAAGGACAAGGAGCTGCCGCAGTACTTGGCGTTGACCCCGAGGAAGAAGAGGCCCTACGACAACTGGCTGGAGGGCGCGCCGCGGTTCCTGGCGGGGCTGGTTTTCCAGCCGCACGCCGACTGCCTCGGGGCCCTGGCGGGACCTGCTGCGGCCACCCTGAAGGACAGGAAGCAGAAAGTGCTCACCAGGTACCTGAAGCGGCTGCAGCCGGGGACGCTGCGGGCCGGACAGCTGCTGGAGCTGCTGCACTGCACCCGTGAGACTTTGGACGCTGGGCTCTGGCAGCACGTGGTGCAGGGGCTCCCCGCCCGCCTCTCCTTCGTGGGCACCCGGCTCACGCCCCCCCACACCTATGTCCTGGGCAGCGCCTTGGAGGCGGCGGGCCGAGACTTCTCCCTGGACCTCTGCAGCACTGGCATTGACCCCCCTGGACTGGGGAGCCTCGTGGGACTCAGCTGCGTCACCCATttcag CCCGGTCCTTGTGCCTGGGTCTGCGGCCTTTCCTCCACAGGGCTGCGCTGAGTGA
- the CIITA gene encoding MHC class II transactivator isoform X4 — protein sequence MELGPLEGGYLELLNSNADPLQLYHLYDQMDPAREEIELCSEPDMDTINCEQFSRLLCDMEGDEETREAYANIAELDQYVFQDSQLEGLSKGIFIEHIGLEEMIGETVETLEEKKSQKRSFPEELPMDSKHRKLAEPLAVPMVTGTFLVGSVSGSSALPCLSPPAVFNKEPASSQRWLQETILMPVPPSSSLLSCLSLSAGHVQIVPTLPQGLWQISGAGTGVSGMVIYQGEVPQASQVLPSSSPAIHSLPKSPERPGSTSPFAPSAADLPGMPEPALTSRADVTEEQMSPTRSPAAHEVSGQLPKWPERVEKFCSALRDMYQAEPAGPEGILVEVELVRARLERSSSKSQERELATPDWAERQPARGGLAEVLLAGGDHRRPRETQVIAVLGKAGQGKSRWAREASRAWARGQLPQYDFVFYLPCHCLDRGGDTYRLQDLLSSLGPRPLPVDDEVFSYVWRRPDRVLLILDASEGLEGQDGLLHSACGPVCTEPHSVRGLLAGLFQRKLLRGCTLLLTARPRGRLAQSLSKADALFEVAGFSAEQAKTYLTRYLERAGATERQERALELLQGQPFLLSHCHSPTLCRAVGQLSEALLELGGETELPSTLTGLYVGLLGPATRDSPPGALAALARLAWELGRRRRGTLLESQLPSAEARAWAVAKGLVQPAPGAAAVGLAFSSFLLQCFLGAVWLALSSDIKDKELPQYLALTPRKKRPYDNWLEGAPRFLAGLVFQPHADCLGALAGPAAATLKDRKQKVLTRYLKRLQPGTLRAGQLLELLHCTRETLDAGLWQHVVQGLPARLSFVGTRLTPPHTYVLGSALEAAGRDFSLDLCSTGIDPPGLGSLVGLSCVTHFRAALSDMVGLWESLQQRGEAKLLRAVEEKFTIEPFKAKSVKDVEDLGNLVQIQRTRSSSEDTAGELPAVRDLKKLEFALGPVSGPQAFPKLVRILEAFSSLQHLDLDSLSENKIGDEGVEQLSATFPRLKALETLNLSQNNITDVGACKLAEALPSLAASLLRLSLYNNCICDMGAESLAHVLPDMGSLRVLDVQYNKFTAAGAQQLAASLRKCPHVETLAMWTPTIPFGVHEHLQQLDSRISLK from the exons ATGGAGTTGGGGCCTCTAGAAGGCGGCTACCTGGAGCTTCTCAACAGCAATGCTGACCCCCTGCAGCTCTACCACCTCTATGACCAGATGGACCCGGCTAGAGAAGAGATTGAGCTCTGCTCAG AACCCGACATGGACACCATCAACTGCGAGCAGTTCAGCAGACTGTTGTGTGACATGGAAGGTGATGAAGAGACCAGGGAGGCTTATGCCAATATCG CGGAACTGGACCAGTACGTGTTCCAGGACTCACAACTGGAGGGTCTGAGCAAAGGCATTTTCA TCGAGCATATAGGATTGGAAGAAATGATCGGCGAGACTGTGGAGAcgctggaggaaaagaaaagtcagaaaagat CCTTCCCAGAGGAGCTGCCCATGGACTCGAAGCACAGGAAGCTGG CTGAGCCCCTCGCTGTGCCCATGGTGACTGGCACTTTCCTGGTGGGGTCCGTGAGTGGCTCCTCAGCTCTGCCCTGCCTGTCACCCCCTGCTGTGTTCAACAAGGAGCCAGCATCCAGCCAGAGGTGGCTGCAGGAGACCATCCTGATGCCTG TGCCCCCTTCCAGTTCCTTGCTGAGCTGCCTGAGCCTTTCTGCTGGACACGTCCAGATCGTCCCCACTCTGCCCCAGGGGCTCTGGCAAATCTCAGGGGCTGGGACAGGGGTATCTGGTATGGTCATCTATCAAG GTGAGGTGCCCCAGGCCAGCCAGGTGCTTCCTTCCAGCAGCCCCGCCATACACAGCCTCCCCAAATCCCCAGAACGGCCCGGCTCCACCAGCCCCTTTGCCCCGTCTGCCGCTGACCTCCCCGGAATGCCGGAACCAGCTCTGACCTCCCGTGCAGATGTGACAG AGGAGCAGATGTCCCCTACCCGATCCCCGGCAGCTCACGAGGTCTCCGGCCAGCTCCCCAAATGGCCTG AGCGGGTGGAGAAGTTCTGCAGTGCCCTTCGGGACATGTACCAGGCTGAGCCTGCAGGCCCGGAAGGCATCCTGGTGGAGGTGGAACTGGTGAGGGCGCGGCTGGAAAGGAGCAGCAGCAAAAGCCAGGAGAGGGAGCTGGCCACCCCGGACTGGGCAGAGCGGCAGCCGGCCCGCGGGGGCCTGGCCGAGGTGCTGCTGGCGGGGGGTGACCACCGGCGGCCGCGGGAGACGCAGGTGATCGCTGTGCTGGGAAAAGCGGGGCAGGGGAAGAGTCGCTGGGCCCGGGAAGCGAGCCGGGCCTGGGCCCGCGGCCAGCTGCCCCAGTACGACTTCGTCTTCTACCTCCCCTGCCACTGTTTGGACCGTGGGGGGGACACCTACCGCCTGCAGGATCTGCTGTCCTCCCTGGGCCCCCGGCCGCTGCCGGTGGACGATGAGGTCTTCAGCTACGTCTGGAGGAGGCCCGACCGGGTTCTGCTCATCCTGGATGCCTCCGAGGGCCTCGAAGGCCAAGACGGCCTCCTGCACAGCGCATGTGGACCCGtgtgcacagagccccactccgTCCGGGGACTGCTGGCGGGCCTCTTCCAGCGTAAGCTGCTGCGGGGCTGCACCCTGCTGCTCACGGCCCGGCCCCGGGGCCgcctggcccagagcctgagCAAGGCCGACGCTCTGTTCGAGGTGGCCGGCTTCTCAGCCGAGCAGGCCAAGACCTACCTGACGCGCTACTTGGAGCGTGCAGGGGCGACCGAGCGCCAAGAGAGAGCCCTGGAACTCCTCCAGGGTCAGCCTTTCCTCCTCAGCCACTGCCACAGCCCCACTTTGTGCCGGGCCGTGGGCCAGCTGTCCGAGGCCCTCCTGGAGCTGGGGGGCGAGACGGAGCTGCCCTCCACGCTCACGGGACTCTACGTGGGCCTGCTCGGCCCTGCCACCCGCGACAGCCCCCCGGGGGCCCTGGCGGCACTGGCCAGGCTGGCCTGGGAGCTGGGCCGCAGACGCCGGGGCACCTTGCTGGAGAGCCAGCTCCCGTCGGCGGAGGCGAGGGCCTGGGCCGTGGCCAAGGGCTTGGTGCAGCCCGCCCCAGGGGCCGCGGCGGTGGGGCTGGCCTTCTCCAGCTTCCTTCTGCAGTGCTTCCTGGGGGCCGTGTGGCTGGCCCTGAGCAGCGACATCAAGGACAAGGAGCTGCCGCAGTACTTGGCGTTGACCCCGAGGAAGAAGAGGCCCTACGACAACTGGCTGGAGGGCGCGCCGCGGTTCCTGGCGGGGCTGGTTTTCCAGCCGCACGCCGACTGCCTCGGGGCCCTGGCGGGACCTGCTGCGGCCACCCTGAAGGACAGGAAGCAGAAAGTGCTCACCAGGTACCTGAAGCGGCTGCAGCCGGGGACGCTGCGGGCCGGACAGCTGCTGGAGCTGCTGCACTGCACCCGTGAGACTTTGGACGCTGGGCTCTGGCAGCACGTGGTGCAGGGGCTCCCCGCCCGCCTCTCCTTCGTGGGCACCCGGCTCACGCCCCCCCACACCTATGTCCTGGGCAGCGCCTTGGAGGCGGCGGGCCGAGACTTCTCCCTGGACCTCTGCAGCACTGGCATTGACCCCCCTGGACTGGGGAGCCTCGTGGGACTCAGCTGCGTCACCCATttcag GGCTGCGCTGAGTGACATGGTGGGGCTGTGGGAGTCTCTACAGCAGCGTGGGGAGGCCAAGCTGCTCCGCGCGGTGGAGGAGAAGTTCACCATCGAGCCTTTCAAGGCCAAGTCTGTGAAGGATGTGGAAGATCTGGGCAACCTCGTGCAGATCCAGag GACAAGAAGTTCTTCAGAAGATACAGCTGGAGAACTCCCTGCGGTCCGGGATCTAAAGAAGCTCGAGTTCGC GCTGGGCCCCGTCTCAGGCCCCCAGGCTTTTCCCAAGCTGGTGAGGATCCTCGAGGCCTTTTCCTCCCTTCAGCATCTGGA CCTGGACTCTCTGAGCGAGAACAAGATTGGCGACGAGGGTGTCGAGCAGCTGTCGGCCACCTTCCCGCGGCTCAAAGCCTTGGAGACCCTCAA CTTGTCCCAGAACAACATCACCGACGTGGGCGCCTGCAAGCTCGCCGAGGCCCTGCCCTCGCTGGCTGCGTCCCTCCTCAGGCTCAG CCTATACAACAACTGCATCTGTGACATGGGAGCCGAGAGCCTGGCGCACGTGCTTCCAGACATGGGGTCCCTCCGGGTGCTGGA TGTCCAGTATAACAAGTTCACAGCCGCCGGGGCCCAGCAGCTGGCCGCCAGCCTGAGAAAGTGCCCTCACGTGGAGACGCTGGC GATGTGGACGCCCACCATCCCGTTTGGCGTCCACGAACACCTACAGCAGCTGGATTCGCGGATCAGCCTGAAGTGA